The following are encoded together in the Salvia hispanica cultivar TCC Black 2014 chromosome 6, UniMelb_Shisp_WGS_1.0, whole genome shotgun sequence genome:
- the LOC125193534 gene encoding uncharacterized protein LOC125193534 has product MALDSIITSPHRRSQQTQSAFSPRSRKQHSRDAELGSWATLVQRHRFLLTALSLLVVLCTIYLYFAVTLGSADECFGLAGAEKAACRLQLSASKGKLKFL; this is encoded by the coding sequence ATGGCTCTCGACAGCATAATAACTTCCCCTCATCGAAGGTCGCAGCAGACGCAGTCTGCTTTCTCTCCTCGTTCTAGGAAGCAACACTCGCGAGACGCAGAATTGGGAAGCTGGGCAACCCTTGTTCAGAGACATCGATTCCTCCTGACTGCTCTTTCCCTCCTCGTAGTTCTCTGCACTATTTATCTTTACTTTGCCGTGACTCTTGGGTCAGCAGATGAATGCTTTGGCTTGGCGGGAGCTGAAAAGGCGGCTTGTCGTCTTCAGTTGTCTGCATCCAAGGGAAAACTAAAATTCCTTTAG